A genome region from Alkalimarinus coralli includes the following:
- a CDS encoding flavin-containing monooxygenase — protein sequence MAKHTHQANSEEYDVIILGSGFSGLCMAIKLKEAGINSYLILEKANEVGGTWRENTYPGCACDVQSHLYSYSFEGNPDWSKSYAGWEEIQNYILHCTQKYQLRSSIRFNSEVSAAKFDEANARWNIGTTDGKHYRAKAFVMGSGPLHVPAIPNIKGLDTFKGKVFHSAQWDHSYDLKDKNVVSIGTGGSAIQYVPEIAPDVKRLYVFQRTPAWVLPRNERSYSNVEKQLFKRIPLLRKLHRARLYLTNEMRVLPIYRPALARSLSRFAKWHIKSSLNDASLVEKMTPNYTIGCKRVLISNKYYPTFNRDNVELVTDGIAEIKEHSIITKDGKERPADAIILGTGFIADPRLYMKGFEVTGLNGRSLLKQWEKGAESYLGINVSGFPNLFQLVGPNTGLGHNSIILMIESQVHYIIESLKLLKKKNARYMNLHQDALESFNQEIAEGLENTVWSSGCNSWYAQEDGKNFTIWPGTTMKYRARTRHVVAENYHWEPASSNSINAHSEEIDCNKTASAIAR from the coding sequence ATGGCCAAACACACCCATCAAGCTAACAGCGAAGAGTATGATGTCATCATTCTTGGTTCTGGATTTTCAGGCCTGTGCATGGCAATTAAGCTTAAAGAAGCAGGTATCAACTCATACTTGATACTGGAGAAAGCGAACGAGGTGGGTGGTACCTGGCGTGAAAACACCTACCCTGGCTGTGCCTGCGACGTTCAGTCCCACCTTTACTCCTACTCGTTTGAAGGGAACCCGGACTGGTCAAAGTCATATGCGGGATGGGAAGAGATACAGAACTATATCCTGCACTGCACCCAAAAATACCAACTGCGCTCATCCATTCGCTTTAACAGCGAAGTGAGCGCGGCGAAATTTGACGAAGCCAATGCCCGGTGGAACATCGGTACAACCGATGGCAAGCACTATCGAGCCAAAGCCTTTGTCATGGGGTCAGGGCCGCTGCATGTGCCCGCTATTCCAAACATAAAAGGCTTGGACACATTCAAAGGCAAGGTGTTTCACTCGGCCCAATGGGATCATAGTTACGACTTAAAAGATAAAAATGTTGTTTCTATCGGCACAGGAGGCAGCGCTATACAGTACGTGCCCGAAATCGCCCCCGATGTTAAACGTCTGTATGTATTCCAACGAACACCGGCATGGGTGTTACCTAGAAATGAACGCAGTTACTCGAATGTTGAGAAGCAACTCTTTAAACGCATCCCACTGCTGAGGAAGCTACACCGAGCCCGGCTTTACCTGACCAATGAAATGCGCGTGCTGCCTATCTACCGCCCTGCACTTGCAAGATCACTTTCTCGCTTTGCCAAATGGCATATCAAGAGCAGCTTAAATGACGCAAGTCTGGTGGAAAAAATGACACCGAACTACACCATAGGCTGTAAACGAGTGCTGATATCTAACAAGTACTACCCGACCTTTAATCGTGACAATGTCGAGCTGGTGACCGATGGCATTGCCGAGATAAAAGAGCACAGCATTATCACTAAGGATGGAAAAGAGCGGCCCGCTGACGCAATCATTCTGGGTACCGGGTTTATTGCCGACCCGCGTCTTTACATGAAGGGGTTCGAAGTGACAGGACTGAATGGTCGCTCACTATTAAAACAGTGGGAAAAAGGCGCAGAATCCTATCTTGGTATCAATGTTTCAGGGTTTCCAAATCTATTTCAACTGGTCGGTCCCAATACAGGTCTCGGTCACAACTCAATCATCCTGATGATCGAATCCCAGGTTCATTATATTATTGAAAGCCTCAAACTGTTGAAGAAGAAAAATGCTCGCTATATGAATCTTCACCAGGATGCTTTAGAGTCATTTAATCAGGAAATTGCCGAAGGGCTGGAAAACACAGTTTGGTCTTCTGGCTGCAATAGCTGGTATGCACAGGAGGATGGCAAAAACTTTACTATCTGGCCGGGCACCACGATGAAATACCGGGCGCGAACCCGTCATGTTGTTGCCGAGAATTACCACTGGGAACCTGCCAGTAGCAATAGTATTAATGCTCATAGCGAAGAGATAGACTGTAACAAAACCGCCTCCGCCATAGCAAGATAG